GATGCAAGGCTAAACCGTCATCCTTAAGGCTGTAATTATGGCACTCCTCATGGTGATTGAAACTAAGGCAGGCTAGGAATGGCCACAAATAAAGTGTCTTTTCTTCACAAATGAACAATGAGATGTTGTAAAAGGACCTCCAATCAAAACATGCATAAAAGCTGCATTTAGTTTAGGATATCAGATTGGCTTCCCTTAGTTTGAATTTCGTTGTACAGATACATACATTCTctacataatttttttgtacTATTCCTGACAAATCCTCCATACAAATTGCTGCATAAGTTAAATAACACCATCCAGGGGAGATCGGTATCATATCATTTAAAAGGGGTATTTCTGTTGGTGTTTCAAATCCCCTGGAGAAATAAATGTCCATTTTTGGCACTTTTCTAAGAGAGCttctgaaaataataaaaaagatattccCATATGGGCACTTAATGttggaaaatataattaaccTTCCTTTTAAATGTAGTATTGTAAAATATTCTTCTTTTACTGCATACTTTCTGAATCATTTTCATTGGGAACCCTGAAATAAGAGCATTCAAGAATTTCTCCCTTCCAGTAGGTTTctcgttttttttcttctgttgaACAACTTCAGACCTACAAAAAGATCCTCTGAGTCAAATTGTTAATACATATCTTTGTTTAGTTTGCTAAATTGAACTAAAGCCAAACTTCCTTTCATTTCATTACTTTTTGAAGTAACATTATACAACAATGACAAAATTCACTGTGGCCTTCCTTGACATGAAGCCATACaagaataataaacaaaatttggaTCTTCccgaaaacaaatgaaaaaaaattagaataaagaaATAAGCTAATTACAATTCTTCACCTcaccactcaattactctctccaCACAAACCCAAATTAAATCAATACAAATCAGAAACTATAACTAATATCAGCAGCAAACTTTCACCAGCTCACTGAGAGTCACTGTCCATTTGTTGCAACAAGAAATGGAAGTCAGATCTTTGCCTGAGTATTGGTGGTGGATCCACATCCATGTCTGATAGGCGGATGTCACTCATGGACCGAAACATCTCCTCCATCAAGAATGGTATGctgatttttgtaaaaagaatcTTTGCATTAGCATGTCAGCAAATTGTTTCTATTGGCCAGGGAGTGACTTTTGGATTTGAATGTGAAAAGGGGGGAAATCAAAATTGGTTTAGAAGCATTTTAATAGTTAATTACCTGGAATCCACCTCTAGAAGGAATGAGCTATGATGTATGCTTATTGAGTCTTCTGTCATAATCACTCTCATTCTGCTAATGACCTGTAAAAGTCAGAAGGgggaaaaagaattgaaacacCATTAGTTATCATGTGTGGTAAGGTCATCAGATGCACGATAAAGTTGTGATActgattaatttaataatgcTTGTTTGTTTTCTACGGTTATGAAACTTAATATTGGAAGTTGATTGTGAATATGTTTAAGAGTATTGTTTGTTTTCTACATCAATGAAGCAATCAGTTATGACGCAAATCTTGGCTGTAATATTTTATAGTGGTAGTTTGTCTTCTAGTTtcagattttctttctttcagaAGTATCTTTGTTTCTTCTAAAGATATAAATGCATTTTTAAGCAAATTGAATGTTTgcaaattttcattatatttcaaatgaattttgaaagGTTGGACAAACTGTACGCAAAAAAGAGCAAGAGAAATAAACATGGTTTTGGAGACCAGGACTTACTTCTGCAGATAATCCCTGTGCCCCATACTTGTCATCCCAGAACATAGTTCCAATACGATATATTTGTGGAATACTTAACCCCTgatgtaagaaaaataaacaagaaaacaagACTCAGGCTCTTTTTCCAGTACTTTACATATGTTATTTggataaaatttaaagtaaaggCTCATTCTTAATAGAGATCTACATGTTACACAAAAGCTAGTTCAATCCAGATAGGTTCAAGGTAGAAACTATGTAAGATACTCATTAAGCATTGAGGTTTCTTTGTAAGTTAGTTAAGTTACCGGGCATAGCTCATTCGTGATTTCCTCTAAAGATTTTTGAGTCTTTTGATGCAAAACCTGTGTAAATAAAGCATTTCAAAAACTGAATATTGAGGCAAGGGTAATGAAAGAGTTAAGAGTGCATTCTCTTTAATCTTGATCCAAAAAGCTATACCAGAAATCCCACAGCTTGGCGTATATGTTTGAGTTCATCCCAAGATGAACCAGCAAACTGCAAAATAAACCaaatacaaaagataaaaaaacgtAGAAAAGGTGTCTCTTGCACTTTTTCCTTAGGTTGTTCCAAATATTTAGTTACCTGGTCTGTTGCTTTAAGACACCATAGTTCCAACTCATGCAACCCTGCCTTCAAATATTCTCCATTGCTAAAGGAACAGCACTCACGACGAAGCAACAAACTGCCAgacaaaagttttcaaaaacttcatgagaatttatattatattcggTAAACATTCACTACTCCAAGATGTTTTGTGCAATTGTTGGAAAGTCTTCTCACCTATTAAATAGCTGGATATTCATGAATGAGAAAACCTGACTAAATATCTTTCTTGTAATGATGGGAGGGACCTGAAGTCACAGGATGAACAATATTGGAAAGTCTCTTCTCTGAAAAGTACAAACTAGCAAAAGCAATATCAAGTGAGTAATTCATGCTTACATAGTTATCGGACAATATACGCAAGGCATGATCTAACTTGTCCACGATTCCCTTCCAGTACATATGTAATGCTTGCTGTTTTGCAACAATATTTGAATGGATGTTTCTGGATGATCCTCTTATTGATCTAGTTCTTATGGATCTTGGTGCCTGCCAGCGATGATGAAAGATTTAGCTTAGGCAATACCTAATTTTCCGTTGTACTTTGAATTTCATCTTATGATGCTTACCTGTATACACAAATTTAAGAATGGGCTAATCTCTTTCTTTAGACTATCACGGATCATTCCATATATCTTTTCCACATATGCAGTTAAATGCTGCTTAAACAGAATAGCTGGATATTTGGCTTCTACTTTAGACTGATCATTTGGCTTCTCCACCATTCCACTGTAGCCACTTGAAATCCCCAAGCCCATTGAAGATGAACGCAAACCCTGAATTTGTATATCAAGcaccattttattttaaacattgattTAATACAATGCAAAAACTAATTCTTTTGAAAAGCTTACTTGTGCCATTTTTCCAAACAAAGTGGCAGGGGAGTTTCGATTACGTGACACTGCCTTAGTTGTATTGCTGGCCTTCATTGTGCATTGTAGATAAAACAGAAGTGTTGAAATAGTTGAAAGCCAGTAGGCTAGATCATGGATTCCTTCTTGACTCTGCCAGAACATAAAATGCCACTTACTTTCTTACAACAATATGAGTGATTAAATTTAGGCTGAAATGAGGATTGTTTTAAAAATTCCTTAACTTTGTTAATGTACTAATGTTCTTGGAGAATATTACCTCTATAGATGATCGGATAGTGTGtgtaattttatcaaaaatatgtgttttttCTGCTTCAAGGGATCTCCAATGAAGAAGTGCTTTATATACAATACAAGCAGCTGCTGGTCTGTTTTTCTCAAATCGCTTATCTTCAGCGAGACACTTGAGCAGTGCATCATGACTTTCCTGTTTATAAGAGATGGAAACTGTGAGAATCATTTATTTTGGTGTGAAACTGCATAACTTTCCCTGACTTTGTCTTGCCATTGAAACATACCTGCTGTCTGTCTGTGAGTGATCTTTGTTTAGTAAGCAAGAAGACCGGTGCTTTTGGTTCCtgtaaacataatttattatttgaaatgaacATACTGTTATTTATTACACAGCCAGTAATTCTTAAAGAAGAAGTGaggtaaaatttaaaatacttttcttGAATGCAATTCTTCCTCTGTCTGAATTCCATTATCCAAATTCTGCCACatcataaaagataaattttaaacagTGAAATATTTCTAAAGCAAAACCTAAGGTAGGGTACCTTGATTTGGGCAGTCACATTATCTGCAATAACTCTTGGTTGCACTTTGATCTTCTCTACAACAGCAACTTCAGGTTCTGGTTCATTTTTTTCTGGATGAACTTTCTGCTCTAAAGCAGCTGCTGAATGGTCTGTTTCTATTTTCTCTGGATGGACTTTCTGCTCTAAAGCAGCTGCTGCTGCTGCCTGGCTCCGTAGGGATTCATTCTCTGATTCTAGATTTGCTATCTGACCCTTGAGGCTAGACAGACAACAtgtaaattttagtattttaatagaatatatatgttaatttcaGTTTTATCTTCTATATTTCTTCCATTTGGACAACAACGTCAATAAGGGATtctgttattattttgtttcatgaTATACGATGTTTATATTAggaacaaatattttcttaatcattGCAGAGTATTAGCTGTTCTgatttttactaaataaattagaaaatagtgTTATTGCGTCTTAATTACTTCCAATGGGTATGTAGTATTTATAGACATAAGCAGAAGGAATGAATCACCAAAGAGAGAAATTCTCACAATAAGTCCCACTTTGGTAAATCAGAACAGGGTAATAAGTATACAAGCAAGAGGTCCATGAATCTGAAGTGCCTAGATACTTTTGAACAAATAGGTCATTCAAACTAAAAGGCCACTCTTTGGACATGATCCATGCACAATTTTATTACTTCCTAAATTTATTATGGCCTGTGTTGTGgagttgaatttttatttgtagaaaCTTGACAAAACTTAAACAGAAGGTGATAAATGCAAAGTAACCATAGAAGTGTAGTCAATTAAAAACTTCTAAATTGAAAGGAAGGATCAGTTTACCATAATATGTTatcatataaatttttcaaatctatttCATGAACAATTGCTGGACCTACACCAGGGTCACTTTTGGTGTATCATTTGTGTGCCCCCTTTGGCTAAGGGAGTTGTGTCCATCAGAGTACTTAACCCTAAAAGAAATGcacataaacttttttttattggctACATTCAACTACAGCCTCGCTCTGGCTGCTAAATATAAGTAAGGCatagaaatgataaaaatggTGGCAATAATATGTTAGAACTTACATTTTGATCTCTTCAAAGAGTTCTTCATTTTTTGATTCTTCCAAAGCCTGCTGGCATAGAACCTGGTTCTCAGACTCCAGGTTTGACAAACTCAATTCTAATCTGAAGTGATAAAGAATAGACAGTCAGTGCCAATTTATGGTGGAAGAGGTATTGAATGGCTAATATCACTTGTTAACCTTTCAATGGTCTCCTGAAGTTGTGTTGCTTTAAGCTGTGCTTCTTCCGCCTCTTTCACCCTTGATTGATTCTCGTTTTCAATTTTTGAGAACTTCTCTTCAAACTCTTTAATCTTCTTGTTAAGCTCTTCCACTTCAGTCTGTATTTTCAGAACTTCATAGTTAAGTATTGTCATCTTTCTAAGTGTCAACTGCAGAATTTTTATATGTGCTGTTTGGATGCTACTGTGACGGTcataatacatacatacatacatacatacatatatatatatatatatatatatatatatatatatatatatatatctgtatTTTTCTTGCTATCACTTTCTCCCTCACTTTACAACATTATTTAAGTACGCTTCATATGCCCTATACACAGCTGCATTTGTAGTGTTTACTACCTTGCCGAAAATGAGTccaaatatatgttttcttatAAAGTTACCTTCTACCTTTTCCATTTGGGAATGGTTCTGAAATATACATTGTATGCTAAccactatttattttttcatttttcctatATTTCCTATGAAACATTtgttactatttttcttttaatttgttggTGGTAAAAGTTGTAATATTATGggggaaaaaaattataaatgccTCCCTTAACCtttgttatgttttattttgaagtaATTCATACTTTTATGAATGAAACTTTCAATGTTTCTTCATGTAcacaaaatttgtttattataagaCCATAGATACTGCTAAatgaacatttttcttttattgtaacTTGAATAACAAACTGGAACTGTTAATGTAATTTGATTGTTCCACCATTTTAATGCTGGAAGTAAACTTTCCAAATATATAAGAGGAAAAAGCTTTAGATTTACCTCCAGCTCCTCATTTTTATTTGTCAGTAACTCTAGCTTTGTATCGTCCACAACAGGTACCTCTTTAATTACTGGTGGTGCTTGTTCAATTGCTATTTTTGCTGCTTCTCTCTCATGTATAATTGCTGCCTGGGCTTCATCTAGCTGAGCTTGCATTTCTTGTAATGCATTTTGCAATTTTGCAATCTCTTGCCCTTTAGCTTCTTCAAGATCCATCTACAATTATTTTCTCCAGATTAGATGGGGTGGATAAAATGCTTTATGAATGAAAACAAGTTTTTCTTCTCACTACTAACTTGAATAGTGTGCACTGTATTAATTTGTGATTAAAATCtgttacaaaatttttttattttgaaggaTAATTACAGTGTTAAATTTTACAGGGATTAACCATTTCACTGAAATCATTTTGGCATTTATCATGGAGAATTAATCGAGAATCTATACCCTCATGTGCTTTTCAATATCTATTCTCCATGTAAGCTCCTCAACACGCTTCTCCAGCTTGTCCTTTGCCTCCTTAAGTGCCCCAGTTTCTCTTGCAGCCTGCACAGAGACTTAAAGTTGTTACCATGCCTATACTTtagaaacatttttgtttttcatgtagatatgttaaaattattcgcatgaaattttagaaaatgataCATAAAAGTAGAACTCACCATCCGAAGCTTTCGGAGCTCTTTCCTTGCAATTCTAGCTCTCCAAAGACATTGAAGTGAAACAGTTGCTTTCTTCTGTTGTTTGTAATCAGAAAGAGCTTGAACTTTTCTCCATTGTGTCTGTGAGAAAATggacaattaaaattataaagagaaGCAACGTAATTTCGTTcatattatgaatatttaaatatgaagcACTTCTAGTTTTTATCTGTGTAACCAAGATGAATTTTGCATTTGCATTCCCATTTTTTCGTTTTGCATGTCATTATTTATGTTGGtgttatatatttctttaaatgaCGTATTCACCTGAATTTTCGTTGAAGCCTTTGTTCTTCTTCTGTACCTATATTCATTTCGTGCTGCAAATGCTCTCAAGCCTGATTGAAGAACTATAGCTGATACTTGTAATGATGTATAGTACATTCTTGCTCTGTGTGCACGCGCATGTTTCTGTATCCGGATAGAAGCTGCTTCCCTCCTCATATGTTCATAGAGTTCACGCGCAAGTTTAGCTGAAAAACGAAAGCCATCAAAAGAATAACTCCTGTTATTTCCAGGACAGTACCAAAAATCATGCAGTTAAGCAAAAGGGGAACATGTCTAAAATTGTAATATTGTGAAGAAAGATCACCTCTCCACATCTTCTGGATATATATTGTGGCCTTTCTTAGGGTGATGAACTCCTTTCTGGTTAAATGTGTTCGGATTTGTCTCTGGATGAGTTTAGCTGCTTTAGCTAAGACTTCGGCTCTTCGTGCATCCATTTCAGCCATCTGACCTGCTCTGAGAAATACCTTTGTTTTTCCCATCTGATTGGAACATTAAGGGGGAAAGACATTACAgattataacatataaattccTTAAAGTTTATGGACAATAATGCCTTCTTTATCTTCtatgaaacatatttttcagACTTACTTGATAGCCTTTTAAGCCCATCTTATCACAGATGGCCATAGCGGCCTTTTTCTCATCAGAACTGCACAGAAGAAAGCATTATTTATCATATGGGTGTATGAAgcttatcatatattttatcagACATGAAAATGAGAGAGAGACTTGTGATATTTATTTTCAAGTGATCCTGAATTGATTCTCTATGATGCAAGATGCAAGGGCAAAGTAGATTATTCTTATCTATTGTATTAAGTTATACTTTAAGTAGTTTAACTGACATGGTTGCATTTCATCTTTGATTCATAATTCTTAAcactattttctattttctttaaggTGTGAATGCCATATGAGTGACAATCAAAGTCTAAAaatcattttgattttcttgtAGACATGAATAATTTATACCCATCAAGGACATCGGGGGCTAGCATTCCAAAACGATCAAGAAACTCTTCAAAAGTTCTTTTTGTTGGATATCCAGCACAACTAATCCTTATTGCCTCAAGTACTCCCTGAAAGATTTATGGTGCGAATGTTATGCTGGTAGACTTTCTCAAGCTCAATGAATAGTCACTTATTTCAGAGACAATTTGGAAAATTAAACTTACCCCACATCTTAATTGGTTCAAGACGTTGAAGTTCTCAAAGATCCCAGGCTGCAAAACTGTATTTGGTTTCACACATCGTATGTAATGCGGTTCTGTTGTATTCAGTGTCTCCATGAGAGATTGCAGTTGTTGCTACATATTAAGATTTGATCCAAAGGAAATTCATGGATTGATCATTTCTATAAATAGGCAGAAGTAgtaaaatgttgaaattaaattgttacCTTAAACTGTGAACCAATGGAAGAGAATTTGGATTGCTTTGAAGTTTCCTCTGGTAAAGGAGGGAAAAGATTAGCAACAAATGGGCACTTGGAAGCACATAAAAGAGCTTGATGCTCTGCTACAACATAATCTTTGTTTTTATCAAGAAAATAATCTGCTTGATACGTGACCTGTGCACAAAAGGGTTCTGTGACGATTAATTTCTAATTCTTGGTCAATGGCCGAGGAAAAAATTTAGAACTTTCTCACTTACATCTCCAGCATAATGGTTAATTGTGAAATCTGTTCGAGCAAGTTTTGGCTTGCTGAAGCGCTTGTGGGATTTATATGTCTGGTACATCTTTTGTGCAAAAGTTTCATGAGTTGATTTTGGGAACATgctgcagaagaagaagaagaagaagaagaacattaAAATTTCTCCTGTTTTTATAGTTTTCGCTTTTTATctagaaaggaaataaaatccTTCTGAGTGAGTTGTTCCACCCTATCATACTGAGGAATTATTTCGCAGGCATAGAATAAGCAAATATGCTCATCTattctttttcacatttttttgaGTAAAATGACATACCAGGCTTCATCTAGAAGAGCGATTATTCCCCCTGGTTTCTGCATGATAGACATACAAATAGTTTCACGAGTTTATCTAATAGAAAAAATCTTTTCTGAAGCAATGATGACGAAGAATACCTTTTCGATAAGATCAAGAACATCCTGATTATCCACAAACTCTACATAGCTCCAATTGATTTCCTCCTTTGTGTACTCTTCTTGCTCCATCTTGAATACATGCTGTTGAAACAGATGCCTTTTTAGATTGTGTATTGCAGCAGATAATGATGCTCAAGTTGTATTTAGAAGTTATTACCATACCTGATTAAAATGTTGTTGCAACTTCTCATTCGTTAGGTTGATGCATAGTTGCTCAAAACTGTAAATGAAGAACAATGAGATTACAAGATAGAGATGTAGAAACTCTAGTTCTTCTGCTTGTAAAATTATGCTATTTACCTGTTGATTTTGAAGCTTTCAAATCCATAAATGTCAAGGACTCCTATTATGCTTACTGCATTGGAATCTTGGCCAATTGAACTGTTAATTTTGTCCACAATCCTGCCAGATTTTAAGAATGCATTTAGAATTTTTCATTCCTTGTCTCAAAACTGAAAATATGCTCATAGAATAAGCCATACAAGCAAAGCACTTCTATTTACAGAAGATTTTGTTATGTATTATATGGTATTTGGAACACGTTTCCTTTACATAATTGCTTTTGCATTTTCAATGTTCTGTACTGAACAAGGTTAGTTACATGTTGGTGTAGTTAGTTCGTTGTTTTTACCAATCAAACAATTTGGAGTACACAGTCTTTGACAAGGCATCTCGACTCAAAGCAGCAGCATCAGGGTCCAGAGGTTTGGTGATGTTACCATCAGGAGTTACAATGACACGCTTGCAAAGTGAATCTTCCAGTGCTTTTGCATCACACCTGAACATAAACATGTTAAGAGACACCAAAGTTGAAGCATATGAATTATACAGTTCTGATGGGCAGATCAAAGCTCGTACATGAATAACT
This DNA window, taken from Vigna radiata var. radiata cultivar VC1973A chromosome 5, Vradiata_ver6, whole genome shotgun sequence, encodes the following:
- the LOC106762040 gene encoding myosin-12 isoform X2: MGTPVNIIVGSQVWVEDPEDAWIDGEVTEINGKNVTITATNGKTMVADISSIYPKDTEAPPAGVDDMTKLAYLHEPGVLHNLATRFSLNEIYTYTGNILIAVNPFRRLPHLYDIHMMQQYKGAAFGELSPHLFAVADTCYRAMINENGSQSILVSGESGAGKTETTKMLMRYLAFMGGRSATEGRTVEQQVLESNPVLEAFGNAKTVKNNNSSRFGKFVEIQFDKNGKISGAAIRTYLLERSRVCQVSDPERNYHCFYMLCAAPPEDAKKYKLGDPRQFHYLNQSNCYEVSNVDDAKEYLETKNAMDIVGINQEEQDAIFRVVAAILHLGNIDFVKGKEVDSSKLKDDKSLFHLQTAAELFMCDAKALEDSLCKRVIVTPDGNITKPLDPDAAALSRDALSKTVYSKLFDWIVDKINSSIGQDSNAVSIIGVLDIYGFESFKINSFEQLCINLTNEKLQQHFNQHVFKMEQEEYTKEEINWSYVEFVDNQDVLDLIEKKPGGIIALLDEACMFPKSTHETFAQKMYQTYKSHKRFSKPKLARTDFTINHYAGDVTYQADYFLDKNKDYVVAEHQALLCASKCPFVANLFPPLPEETSKQSKFSSIGSQFKQQLQSLMETLNTTEPHYIRCVKPNTVLQPGIFENFNVLNQLRCGGVLEAIRISCAGYPTKRTFEEFLDRFGMLAPDVLDGSDEKKAAMAICDKMGLKGYQMGKTKVFLRAGQMAEMDARRAEVLAKAAKLIQRQIRTHLTRKEFITLRKATIYIQKMWRAKLARELYEHMRREAASIRIQKHARAHRARMYYTSLQVSAIVLQSGLRAFAARNEYRYRRRTKASTKIQTQWRKVQALSDYKQQKKATVSLQCLWRARIARKELRKLRMAARETGALKEAKDKLEKRVEELTWRIDIEKHMRMDLEEAKGQEIAKLQNALQEMQAQLDEAQAAIIHEREAAKIAIEQAPPVIKEVPVVDDTKLELLTNKNEELETEVEELNKKIKEFEEKFSKIENENQSRVKEAEEAQLKATQLQETIERLELSLSNLESENQVLCQQALEESKNEELFEEIKILKGQIANLESENESLRSQAAAAAALEQKVHPEKIETDHSAAALEQKVHPEKNEPEPEVAVVEKIKVQPRVIADNVTAQIKEPKAPVFLLTKQRSLTDRQQESHDALLKCLAEDKRFEKNRPAAACIVYKALLHWRSLEAEKTHIFDKITHTIRSSIESQEGIHDLAYWLSTISTLLFYLQCTMKASNTTKAVSRNRNSPATLFGKMAQGLRSSSMGLGISSGYSGMVEKPNDQSKVEAKYPAILFKQHLTAYVEKIYGMIRDSLKKEISPFLNLCIQAPRSIRTRSIRGSSRNIHSNIVAKQQALHMYWKGIVDKLDHALRILSDNYVPPIITRKIFSQVFSFMNIQLFNSLLLRRECCSFSNGEYLKAGLHELELWCLKATDQFAGSSWDELKHIRQAVGFLVLHQKTQKSLEEITNELCPGLSIPQIYRIGTMFWDDKYGAQGLSAEVISRMRVIMTEDSISIHHSSFLLEVDSSIPFLMEEMFRSMSDIRLSDMDVDPPPILRQRSDFHFLLQQMDSDSQ
- the LOC106762040 gene encoding myosin-12 isoform X1, which encodes MGTPVNIIVGSQVWVEDPEDAWIDGEVTEINGKNVTITATNGKTMVADISSIYPKDTEAPPAGVDDMTKLAYLHEPGVLHNLATRFSLNEIYTYTGNILIAVNPFRRLPHLYDIHMMQQYKGAAFGELSPHLFAVADTCYRAMINENGSQSILVSGESGAGKTETTKMLMRYLAFMGGRSATEGRTVEQQVLESNPVLEAFGNAKTVKNNNSSRFGKFVEIQFDKNGKISGAAIRTYLLERSRVCQVSDPERNYHCFYMLCAAPPEDAKKYKLGDPRQFHYLNQSNCYEVSNVDDAKEYLETKNAMDIVGINQEEQDAIFRVVAAILHLGNIDFVKGKEVDSSKLKDDKSLFHLQTAAELFMCDAKALEDSLCKRVIVTPDGNITKPLDPDAAALSRDALSKTVYSKLFDWIVDKINSSIGQDSNAVSIIGVLDIYGFESFKINSFEQLCINLTNEKLQQHFNQHVFKMEQEEYTKEEINWSYVEFVDNQDVLDLIEKKPGGIIALLDEACMFPKSTHETFAQKMYQTYKSHKRFSKPKLARTDFTINHYAGDVTYQADYFLDKNKDYVVAEHQALLCASKCPFVANLFPPLPEETSKQSKFSSIGSQFKQQLQSLMETLNTTEPHYIRCVKPNTVLQPGIFENFNVLNQLRCGGVLEAIRISCAGYPTKRTFEEFLDRFGMLAPDVLDGSDEKKAAMAICDKMGLKGYQMGKTKVFLRAGQMAEMDARRAEVLAKAAKLIQRQIRTHLTRKEFITLRKATIYIQKMWRAKLARELYEHMRREAASIRIQKHARAHRARMYYTSLQVSAIVLQSGLRAFAARNEYRYRRRTKASTKIQTQWRKVQALSDYKQQKKATVSLQCLWRARIARKELRKLRMAARETGALKEAKDKLEKRVEELTWRIDIEKHMRMDLEEAKGQEIAKLQNALQEMQAQLDEAQAAIIHEREAAKIAIEQAPPVIKEVPVVDDTKLELLTNKNEELETEVEELNKKIKEFEEKFSKIENENQSRVKEAEEAQLKATQLQETIERLELSLSNLESENQVLCQQALEESKNEELFEEIKILKGQIANLESENESLRSQAAAAAALEQKVHPEKIETDHSAAALEQKVHPEKNEPEPEVAVVEKIKVQPRVIADNVTAQIKNLDNGIQTEEELHSRKEPKAPVFLLTKQRSLTDRQQESHDALLKCLAEDKRFEKNRPAAACIVYKALLHWRSLEAEKTHIFDKITHTIRSSIESQEGIHDLAYWLSTISTLLFYLQCTMKASNTTKAVSRNRNSPATLFGKMAQGLRSSSMGLGISSGYSGMVEKPNDQSKVEAKYPAILFKQHLTAYVEKIYGMIRDSLKKEISPFLNLCIQAPRSIRTRSIRGSSRNIHSNIVAKQQALHMYWKGIVDKLDHALRILSDNYVPPIITRKIFSQVFSFMNIQLFNSLLLRRECCSFSNGEYLKAGLHELELWCLKATDQFAGSSWDELKHIRQAVGFLVLHQKTQKSLEEITNELCPGLSIPQIYRIGTMFWDDKYGAQGLSAEVISRMRVIMTEDSISIHHSSFLLEVDSSIPFLMEEMFRSMSDIRLSDMDVDPPPILRQRSDFHFLLQQMDSDSQ